One part of the Vibrio hyugaensis genome encodes these proteins:
- a CDS encoding ExbD/TolR family protein translates to MIKAPQDNNSHGLTPDLTPLLDIIFIVMVFLMLTAAVKLDSLDVSLPSTDSQAVAEVDKQSITVNILKEEPYWAINGKTYIDWENFTLALLEESKSTDKPIVIGAEKTADIQSLVKLLGFLQENGIQATQLLTEESQ, encoded by the coding sequence ATGATTAAAGCACCTCAAGACAATAACAGCCATGGTTTAACACCGGACCTAACCCCGTTACTGGATATTATCTTTATTGTAATGGTGTTCTTGATGTTGACTGCGGCGGTCAAGCTCGACTCTCTGGATGTCAGTTTACCAAGTACAGATTCTCAAGCCGTTGCCGAAGTTGATAAACAATCCATTACGGTCAACATCCTCAAAGAAGAACCTTATTGGGCTATCAATGGGAAAACGTATATCGACTGGGAAAACTTTACTCTTGCCCTACTCGAAGAGAGCAAATCAACCGACAAACCTATTGTGATTGGCGCAGAAAAAACCGCTGATATTCAATCCCTCGTTAAGCTTCTTGGCTTTTTACAAGAAAACGGAATTCAGGCGACTCAGTTGTTAACTGAAGAGTCGCAATAA
- a CDS encoding heme/hemin ABC transporter substrate-binding protein, which produces MNKTLLPVRTALTIAVTMLASANLFASEAPSTERVVSAGSAVTELLIALDAKESLVAVDVTSQLPKEMELPKVGYHRRLSAEGLLALSPTKVIGSDEMGPNTTLDQLKSAGVDVEVVNTEANVDGLIHRIDQIAGIMHRETEATTLKKQVEAQVQALKGNQPEKAEKKKVLFLLIHEGRAANVAGSETTPDAIITLAGGENPAASKLSSYKPLSTEAMVEMQPDVILVSGRSYQTMGGADAILKAMPLLAATPAGMTKNIVTIDGHALVGGLGLKSLSEAKRLNELLYP; this is translated from the coding sequence ATGAACAAAACACTATTGCCAGTTCGTACCGCCTTAACCATAGCAGTGACTATGCTTGCAAGTGCGAACCTATTTGCTAGCGAAGCCCCTTCAACGGAACGAGTTGTCAGTGCAGGTAGTGCGGTAACTGAACTCCTCATCGCCCTTGATGCAAAAGAAAGCCTAGTCGCAGTTGACGTGACGAGTCAGCTTCCTAAAGAAATGGAGTTACCTAAAGTAGGTTATCACCGTCGCCTATCCGCGGAAGGCTTATTAGCTCTAAGCCCAACAAAGGTGATTGGTTCTGATGAAATGGGCCCGAATACAACGCTTGACCAATTAAAATCAGCAGGTGTCGACGTTGAGGTCGTAAACACAGAAGCAAACGTTGATGGTTTAATTCATCGTATCGACCAAATTGCTGGCATCATGCATCGTGAAACTGAAGCCACAACACTAAAGAAACAAGTTGAAGCGCAAGTTCAAGCCCTAAAAGGCAACCAACCAGAAAAAGCCGAGAAAAAGAAAGTCCTTTTCTTGCTGATTCATGAAGGTCGTGCCGCAAACGTTGCAGGTTCAGAAACGACACCAGATGCCATTATTACTCTCGCCGGCGGTGAGAACCCAGCGGCAAGTAAACTGTCTTCATACAAGCCGCTATCAACAGAAGCTATGGTTGAAATGCAACCAGACGTTATCTTAGTGAGTGGCCGTAGTTACCAGACTATGGGTGGCGCTGATGCAATTTTAAAAGCGATGCCACTGCTTGCTGCAACGCCAGCAGGTATGACTAAGAACATCGTTACGATTGATGGTCACGCATTAGTCGGTGGCTTGGGTCTAAAAAGCCTATCTGAAGCTAAACGCTTAAACGAGTTACTATATCCGTAG
- a CDS encoding MotA/TolQ/ExbB proton channel family protein has protein sequence MEQLQHLQTQFGLMTWPLIICSALTVMIIAERLFQVFVSLGVGKRAIRQKLKTLDPTNSKDIEALADDLSGKRPLLYRGVAMLLAHHSFSKSLREDAAGIWLQEKRHQLHSGLRLLTLIGVISPLIGLLGTVLGLIDMFKGIASSTGNITPNDLADGLGLAMRTTAAGLIIALPAISGAQLIGLWADRVIAKLEHTLNYVNLWLEGISLQHVSPENNKEIATVADHVEARSS, from the coding sequence ATGGAACAGCTACAACATTTACAAACCCAATTTGGTCTTATGACTTGGCCTTTAATTATTTGTTCTGCTTTAACAGTCATGATCATTGCGGAAAGACTTTTCCAAGTATTTGTTAGTCTTGGAGTAGGCAAAAGAGCAATTCGTCAAAAGCTCAAAACCCTAGATCCAACAAACAGCAAAGATATCGAAGCACTTGCAGACGATCTTTCTGGCAAGCGACCTCTCCTTTATCGTGGTGTCGCGATGTTACTTGCTCACCATTCTTTCTCTAAGTCACTTCGTGAAGACGCGGCAGGAATCTGGTTGCAAGAAAAGCGTCATCAATTACATTCCGGTCTGCGCCTTTTGACACTCATTGGTGTGATCAGTCCTCTAATCGGGCTGTTAGGTACCGTTCTTGGCCTGATCGATATGTTTAAAGGCATTGCGTCTTCTACAGGTAACATCACGCCAAACGATCTGGCTGATGGCCTAGGTTTGGCAATGCGCACGACCGCAGCAGGTTTGATCATTGCATTGCCCGCAATTTCTGGCGCACAACTGATTGGTCTTTGGGCTGATCGCGTTATCGCTAAGCTTGAGCACACACTGAACTATGTAAACCTCTGGTTAGAAGGCATTTCTTTGCAACACGTTTCTCCAGAAAACAACAAAGAAATCGCAACGGTTGCTGATCATGTTGAAGCGAGAAGCTCATGA
- a CDS encoding energy transducer TonB: MNLQRYVIAGGASLAIHAALLFVSQETKVFAMPAGNPASTVSLNLVSAPKPVKAQPEPKPEPVKKPIEKPVVKKEAIKKKPPVKKKPEPIKPPKKPQPTKPVAKKDPEPKEKVEKKVAKEPVQEQKAAPTNESKGATSEPVLVDKPTFVSQPVQPRYPRSARKRGIQGVALYEIWLDANGNQVKQVLIESSGAEMLDASALRAIKQWEFSPHISGGQQVAHRVQIPVRFKLDG; encoded by the coding sequence GTGAACCTACAAAGATATGTCATTGCCGGAGGCGCCTCACTTGCGATTCACGCAGCGCTTCTTTTTGTCTCTCAAGAGACAAAAGTTTTTGCGATGCCTGCAGGAAATCCGGCAAGCACAGTAAGCCTGAATTTGGTCTCGGCTCCTAAACCTGTTAAAGCGCAACCGGAACCTAAGCCAGAACCAGTTAAAAAGCCGATCGAAAAACCCGTCGTCAAAAAAGAAGCTATAAAGAAAAAACCACCGGTAAAAAAGAAACCTGAACCAATCAAGCCACCTAAAAAGCCACAACCAACGAAACCAGTGGCTAAAAAAGATCCGGAACCAAAAGAAAAAGTAGAGAAGAAAGTCGCAAAAGAACCAGTACAAGAGCAAAAAGCCGCACCAACAAATGAATCAAAAGGTGCGACTTCAGAGCCAGTACTAGTCGATAAGCCAACTTTTGTCTCCCAACCAGTTCAGCCTCGCTACCCTCGTTCAGCTCGTAAGCGTGGCATTCAAGGTGTTGCACTATACGAAATTTGGCTTGATGCAAATGGCAATCAAGTTAAACAAGTTCTTATTGAATCTTCTGGTGCAGAAATGCTCGATGCTTCAGCGCTACGTGCGATAAAGCAATGGGAATTCTCACCACATATTTCTGGCGGGCAACAAGTTGCTCACCGCGTTCAAATCCCAGTTCGTTTTAAGTTGGATGGATAA